In the Agrococcus sp. Marseille-Q4369 genome, one interval contains:
- a CDS encoding NADP-dependent isocitrate dehydrogenase yields MAKIIYTYTDEAPMLATHSLLPIVEAFAAAADVEVERRDISLAGRVVAAFADRLPAEQQEADALAELGELAKTPEANIIKLPNISASVPQLKAVIAELQSKGFALPDYPDEVVTDDDHDVRARYDSVKGSAVNPVLREGNSDRRAPRSVKEYARKHPHSMGAWSADSKTAVATMDAGDFRSNEQSVTMPAADTLQIRLVGADGETTVLKDGLAVLEGEIVDATFMSAKALDAFLAEQVRRARDEHILFSAHLKATMMKVSDPIIFGHVVRAFLPAVFEQYGEQLAEAGLSPENGLASILAGLSELGDETAAAVRAAIEQGIADGPRLAMVNSDRGITNLHVPSDVIVDASMPAMIRQSGHMWGPDGEEADTLAVIPDSSYAGIYQVVIEDCQRNGAFDPKTMGSVPNVGLMAQKAEEYGSHDKTFRIERDGRVEVVNAAGDVLLSHDVEAGDIWRACQTKDVPVRDWVKLAVTRARASSTPAIFWLDAERAHDAELIKKVEAELPQHDTEGLDIQILSPVEATRVSIERIRRGEDTISVTGNVLRDYNTDLFPILELGTSAKMLSVVPLLNGGGLFETGAGGSAPKHVQQLVEENHLRWDSLGEFMALAESFRHLSESTGNARAGVLAETLDAATGTFLNENKSPSRKVGEIDNRGSHFWLARYWAEELAAQTVDAQLAEVFAPVAQQLVEQTDAIERELLEVQGSPVDLGGYYRVDTDLADAAMRPSASLNGILAHLR; encoded by the coding sequence ATGGCCAAGATCATCTACACGTACACCGACGAGGCGCCGATGCTCGCGACGCACTCGCTGCTGCCGATCGTCGAGGCGTTCGCCGCGGCCGCCGACGTCGAGGTCGAGCGCCGCGACATCTCGCTCGCCGGTCGCGTCGTCGCCGCCTTCGCCGACCGCCTGCCGGCCGAGCAGCAGGAGGCCGACGCGCTCGCCGAGCTCGGCGAGCTCGCGAAGACGCCCGAGGCCAACATCATCAAGCTGCCGAACATCTCGGCGTCGGTGCCGCAGCTCAAGGCCGTCATCGCCGAACTGCAGTCGAAGGGCTTCGCGCTCCCCGACTACCCCGACGAGGTCGTCACGGACGACGACCACGACGTGCGGGCCCGCTACGACTCCGTCAAGGGCTCGGCCGTCAACCCGGTGCTGCGCGAGGGCAACTCCGACCGCCGCGCGCCGCGCTCGGTGAAGGAGTACGCGCGCAAGCACCCGCACTCGATGGGCGCGTGGTCGGCCGACTCGAAGACGGCCGTCGCGACGATGGACGCGGGCGACTTCCGCTCGAACGAGCAGTCGGTGACGATGCCCGCCGCCGACACGCTGCAGATCCGCCTCGTCGGCGCCGATGGCGAGACGACCGTGCTCAAGGACGGCCTCGCCGTGCTCGAGGGCGAGATCGTCGACGCGACGTTCATGTCGGCGAAGGCGCTCGACGCGTTCCTCGCCGAGCAGGTCCGCCGCGCGCGCGACGAGCACATCCTCTTCTCCGCCCACCTCAAGGCGACGATGATGAAGGTCTCCGACCCGATCATCTTCGGCCACGTCGTGCGCGCGTTCCTCCCCGCGGTGTTCGAGCAGTACGGCGAGCAGCTCGCCGAGGCGGGCCTCTCGCCCGAGAACGGCCTCGCCTCGATCCTCGCCGGGCTCTCCGAGCTCGGCGACGAGACGGCCGCCGCGGTGCGCGCCGCGATCGAGCAGGGCATCGCCGACGGCCCTCGCCTCGCGATGGTGAACTCCGACCGCGGGATCACGAACCTGCACGTGCCCTCCGACGTCATCGTCGACGCATCCATGCCCGCGATGATCCGCCAGTCGGGCCACATGTGGGGCCCCGATGGCGAGGAGGCCGACACGCTCGCGGTCATCCCCGACTCCTCGTACGCCGGCATCTACCAGGTCGTCATCGAGGACTGCCAGCGCAACGGCGCCTTCGACCCGAAGACGATGGGCTCCGTGCCGAACGTCGGCCTCATGGCGCAGAAGGCCGAGGAGTACGGCTCGCACGACAAGACGTTCCGCATCGAGCGCGACGGCCGCGTCGAGGTCGTGAACGCCGCCGGCGACGTGCTGCTCTCGCACGACGTCGAGGCCGGCGACATCTGGCGCGCGTGCCAGACGAAGGACGTGCCGGTGCGCGACTGGGTGAAGCTCGCGGTCACGCGCGCCCGCGCCTCGTCGACGCCCGCGATCTTCTGGCTCGACGCCGAGCGCGCGCACGACGCCGAGCTCATCAAGAAGGTCGAGGCCGAGCTGCCGCAGCACGACACCGAGGGGCTCGACATCCAGATCCTGAGCCCCGTCGAGGCGACGCGCGTCTCGATCGAGCGCATCCGCCGCGGTGAGGACACCATCTCGGTGACCGGCAACGTGCTGCGCGACTACAACACCGACCTCTTCCCCATCCTCGAGCTCGGCACGAGCGCGAAGATGCTCTCGGTCGTGCCGCTGCTCAACGGCGGCGGCCTGTTCGAGACGGGCGCCGGTGGCTCGGCGCCGAAGCACGTGCAGCAGCTCGTCGAGGAGAACCACTTGCGCTGGGACTCGCTCGGCGAGTTCATGGCGCTCGCGGAGTCGTTCCGCCACCTGTCGGAGTCGACCGGCAACGCGCGCGCGGGCGTGCTCGCCGAGACGCTCGACGCGGCGACCGGCACGTTCCTCAACGAGAACAAGTCGCCGTCGCGCAAGGTCGGCGAGATCGACAACCGCGGCAGCCACTTCTGGCTCGCGCGCTACTGGGCCGAGGAGCTCGCCGCGCAGACCGTCGACGCGCAGCTCGCCGAGGTGTTCGCACCGGTCGCGCAGCAGCTCGTCGAGCAGACCGACGCGATCGAGCGCGAGCTGCTCGAGGTGCAGGGCTCGCCCGTCGACCTCGGCGGCTACTACCGGGTCGACACCGACCTCGCCGACGCGGCGATGCGCCCGAGCGCGTCGCTCAACGGGATCCTCGCGCACCTGCGCTGA
- the sucC gene encoding ADP-forming succinate--CoA ligase subunit beta: MDLYEYQARDLFEQHGVPVLRGITADTPEEAQAAAAELGGGVVVVKAQVKTGGRGKAGGVKLAKSPEEAKDAAEAILGLDIKGHTVHRVMVAEGAAIKEEYYFSVLLDRANRSYLAMCSYEGGMEIEQLAEERPEALAKVEVDPATGIDQAKAEEIVRAASFPEELVAKVAPVIVKLYGVFTGEDATLVEVNPLVLTEGGDVIALDGKITLDENAEFRHETHAQLEDKAAANPLEAKAKEAGLNYVKLDGQVGIIGNGAGLVMSTLDVVAYAGERHGGVKPANFLDIGGGASAQVMAAGLDVILNDEDVKSVFVNVFGGITACDEVANGIVKALEILGDEASKPLVVRLDGNNVDEGRQILADANHPLVTVVETMDEAADKAAELAAA, from the coding sequence GTGGATCTGTACGAGTACCAGGCAAGGGACCTGTTCGAGCAGCACGGGGTCCCCGTGCTGCGCGGCATCACGGCCGACACTCCCGAGGAGGCGCAGGCGGCTGCCGCGGAGCTCGGCGGCGGTGTCGTGGTCGTGAAGGCGCAGGTCAAGACGGGCGGTCGCGGCAAGGCCGGCGGCGTCAAGCTCGCGAAGAGCCCCGAGGAGGCGAAGGACGCCGCGGAGGCGATCCTCGGCCTCGACATCAAGGGCCACACCGTGCACCGCGTGATGGTCGCCGAGGGCGCCGCCATCAAGGAGGAGTACTACTTCTCGGTGCTGCTCGACCGCGCCAACCGCTCGTACCTCGCGATGTGCTCGTACGAGGGCGGCATGGAGATCGAGCAGCTCGCCGAGGAGCGCCCCGAGGCGCTCGCCAAGGTCGAGGTCGACCCGGCGACCGGCATCGACCAGGCGAAGGCCGAGGAGATCGTGCGCGCCGCGAGCTTCCCCGAGGAGCTCGTCGCGAAGGTCGCGCCCGTCATCGTGAAGCTCTATGGCGTCTTCACCGGCGAGGACGCGACGCTCGTCGAGGTCAACCCGCTCGTGCTCACCGAGGGCGGCGACGTCATCGCGCTCGACGGCAAGATCACGCTCGACGAGAACGCCGAGTTCCGCCACGAGACGCATGCGCAGCTCGAGGACAAGGCCGCGGCGAACCCGCTCGAGGCGAAGGCCAAGGAGGCCGGCCTCAACTACGTGAAGCTCGACGGCCAGGTCGGCATCATCGGCAACGGCGCGGGCCTCGTCATGTCGACGCTCGACGTCGTCGCCTACGCGGGCGAGCGCCACGGCGGCGTCAAGCCCGCCAACTTCCTCGACATCGGCGGCGGCGCCTCCGCGCAGGTCATGGCCGCGGGCCTCGACGTCATCCTGAACGACGAGGACGTCAAGAGCGTCTTCGTCAACGTCTTCGGCGGCATCACCGCATGCGACGAGGTCGCGAACGGCATCGTGAAGGCGCTCGAGATCCTCGGGGACGAGGCGTCGAAGCCGCTCGTCGTGCGGCTCGACGGCAACAACGTCGACGAGGGCCGACAGATCCTCGCCGACGCGAACCACCCGCTCGTGACGGTGGTCGAGACGATGGACGAGGCCGCCGACAAGGCCGCCGAGCTGGCTGCGGCATAG
- a CDS encoding VIT family protein — MDPALQRRPDLPPPVGSIASKLNWLRAGVLGANDGIVSTAALMVGVASAGTSPAGVLTAGVAALVAGAFSMGVGEYVSVSSQRDSERGAIRREQQHLADNPEGQIDQLAHMFEERGLSPATAHTAAVELHGKDPLRAHLSIEYNLDPDDLNDPWSAALASAVAFTTGSLIPLLAAVLSPGAWMPWPIAIATVVALLITGFVSARIGASGKRVAMFRVLIGGILALAATWAIGALLGTPVH, encoded by the coding sequence ATGGATCCTGCGCTGCAGCGCCGCCCCGACCTGCCGCCGCCGGTCGGGTCCATCGCGTCGAAGCTCAACTGGCTGCGTGCCGGCGTGCTCGGCGCGAACGACGGCATCGTCTCGACGGCCGCGCTCATGGTCGGCGTCGCGAGCGCCGGCACGTCCCCGGCAGGCGTGCTGACCGCAGGGGTCGCGGCGCTCGTCGCCGGCGCGTTCTCGATGGGCGTCGGCGAGTACGTCTCCGTCTCGTCGCAGCGCGACAGCGAGCGAGGCGCGATCCGCCGCGAGCAGCAGCACCTCGCCGACAATCCCGAGGGGCAGATCGACCAGCTCGCCCACATGTTCGAGGAGCGCGGCCTCTCCCCCGCGACCGCCCACACCGCGGCGGTCGAGCTGCACGGCAAGGATCCGCTGCGCGCGCACCTCAGCATCGAGTACAACCTCGACCCCGACGACCTCAACGATCCGTGGTCGGCGGCCCTCGCCTCCGCGGTCGCCTTCACGACCGGCTCCCTCATCCCGCTGCTCGCCGCCGTGCTCTCCCCCGGCGCATGGATGCCGTGGCCGATCGCGATCGCGACCGTCGTCGCCCTGCTCATCACGGGCTTCGTTTCGGCCCGCATCGGCGCCTCGGGCAAGCGCGTCGCGATGTTCCGCGTGCTGATCGGCGGCATCCTCGCGCTCGCCGCGACCTGGGCGATCGGCGCGCTGCTCGGCACGCCGGTGCACTAG
- a CDS encoding DUF6350 family protein — MRRVWAGIGQAVESAAIAAVGLVLCALVLLAVWGVDGGFAGDPLVQWRIAADAWLVGHGVDLSLQLGRDAVIAVGIEAASRPFAITLGAWGIGLITLWLHWRSGRRLAELPILDAGIATLCGALATGTVGLLAAVSAQHPIASPDLAQAFALPALVALVGMAAAIVRVHGHDWLDAASRALTIEDRWMRPIRAALRTGAGGAVAVLGVGGLVLGVGLFTRFAEGLLVMESLQVTHLGAFVLFLLQLALAPVAIVWAAAWAIGPGFMIGTGSHVSPLGTDLGPIPAMPLLSAIDPEAAPWMLAVVALPVVAAVVVGALARQTILAGEPSGPVHWWELAIAGVGGGVLAGALLGLAAMLSSGSIGPGRLAEAGPDAVLVAAWGALEVGVGLLIGLVVGGRGVGSLAREGEGSTIREVLGLRAGRDAADASAGGADADAQETRPVAPLAEPAPASLVTAEPATAEPQESSPVVAVSIEDQVQTQAVDPVDAPAGGAEATDDLPEPQRGGDGAHPIPSADDDERPR, encoded by the coding sequence GTGCGTCGCGTGTGGGCCGGGATCGGCCAGGCAGTCGAGTCCGCCGCCATCGCAGCGGTGGGCCTCGTGCTGTGCGCGCTCGTGCTGCTCGCCGTCTGGGGCGTCGATGGGGGCTTCGCCGGCGACCCGCTCGTGCAGTGGCGCATCGCGGCCGACGCGTGGCTCGTCGGCCACGGCGTCGACCTCTCGCTCCAGCTCGGCCGCGACGCGGTCATCGCGGTCGGGATCGAGGCAGCGAGCCGGCCCTTCGCCATCACGCTCGGTGCGTGGGGCATCGGCCTCATCACGCTGTGGCTGCACTGGCGCAGCGGTCGCCGGCTCGCCGAGCTGCCGATCCTCGACGCGGGCATCGCGACGCTCTGCGGCGCGCTCGCGACCGGCACCGTCGGCCTGCTCGCCGCCGTGAGCGCGCAGCACCCCATCGCATCCCCCGACCTCGCGCAGGCCTTCGCGCTGCCCGCGCTCGTCGCGCTCGTCGGCATGGCCGCCGCGATCGTGCGCGTGCACGGGCACGACTGGCTCGACGCGGCATCGCGCGCGCTCACGATCGAGGATCGCTGGATGCGTCCGATCCGCGCCGCGCTCCGCACCGGCGCGGGCGGGGCGGTCGCGGTGCTCGGCGTCGGCGGGCTCGTGCTCGGCGTCGGCCTCTTCACGCGCTTCGCCGAGGGGCTGCTCGTGATGGAGTCGCTGCAGGTGACGCACCTCGGCGCCTTCGTGCTCTTCCTGCTGCAGCTCGCGCTCGCACCCGTCGCGATCGTCTGGGCCGCGGCGTGGGCGATCGGCCCCGGCTTCATGATCGGCACCGGCTCGCACGTCTCGCCGCTCGGCACCGACCTCGGCCCGATCCCCGCGATGCCGCTGCTGTCGGCGATCGACCCCGAGGCGGCGCCGTGGATGCTCGCGGTCGTCGCGCTCCCGGTCGTCGCGGCGGTCGTGGTCGGCGCGCTCGCGCGGCAGACGATCCTCGCGGGCGAGCCCTCGGGCCCCGTGCACTGGTGGGAGCTCGCGATCGCCGGCGTCGGCGGCGGCGTGCTCGCCGGAGCGCTGCTCGGCCTCGCCGCGATGCTCTCGAGCGGCTCGATCGGGCCGGGTCGGCTCGCCGAAGCGGGCCCCGACGCGGTGCTCGTCGCCGCGTGGGGCGCGCTCGAGGTGGGCGTCGGCCTGCTCATCGGCCTCGTCGTCGGCGGCCGCGGCGTCGGCTCGCTCGCCCGCGAGGGGGAGGGCTCGACGATCCGCGAGGTGCTCGGCCTGCGCGCCGGCCGTGATGCGGCGGATGCGTCCGCGGGCGGTGCGGACGCCGACGCGCAGGAGACGCGGCCGGTCGCGCCGCTCGCCGAACCGGCGCCCGCCTCGCTGGTGACGGCCGAACCGGCGACCGCCGAGCCGCAGGAGTCGTCCCCCGTCGTCGCGGTCTCGATCGAGGATCAGGTGCAGACGCAAGCGGTCGATCCCGTCGACGCGCCCGCCGGCGGCGCGGAGGCGACCGATGACCTCCCCGAGCCGCAGCGCGGGGGCGACGGAGCGCATCCGATCCCGTCTGCCGACGACGACGAGCGCCCTCGGTAG
- the sucD gene encoding succinate--CoA ligase subunit alpha produces MSIYLNKDSKVIVQGITGGEGSKHTARMLAAGTQVVGGVNARKAGTTVSHTGKDGSAVELPVFGSVAEAMAETGADTSIVFVPPAFAKDAVIEAVDAGIGLLVVITEGIPVQDSAEFWAHAKAKGTTRIIGPNCPGIITPEESLVGITPANITGKGPIGLVSKSGTLTYQMMFELRDIGFSTAIGIGGDPIIGTTHIDALEAFEADPETKAIVMIGEIGGDAEERAADFIKANVTKPVVGYVAGFTAPEGKTMGHAGAIVSGSSGTAEAKQVALEAAGVKVGKTPSETARLMREVIESL; encoded by the coding sequence ATGTCGATCTACCTCAACAAGGACAGCAAGGTCATCGTCCAGGGCATCACCGGCGGCGAGGGCTCGAAGCACACCGCCCGGATGCTCGCGGCCGGCACCCAGGTCGTCGGCGGCGTGAACGCGCGCAAGGCCGGCACGACCGTCTCCCACACGGGGAAGGACGGCTCCGCCGTCGAGCTGCCGGTCTTCGGCTCCGTCGCCGAGGCGATGGCCGAGACGGGCGCCGACACGTCGATCGTCTTCGTGCCGCCGGCGTTCGCGAAGGACGCCGTCATCGAGGCCGTCGACGCGGGCATCGGCCTGCTCGTCGTCATCACCGAGGGCATCCCCGTGCAGGACTCTGCCGAGTTCTGGGCCCACGCCAAGGCGAAGGGCACGACGCGCATCATCGGCCCGAACTGCCCGGGCATCATCACGCCCGAGGAGTCGCTCGTCGGCATCACGCCCGCGAACATCACGGGCAAGGGCCCGATCGGCCTCGTGTCGAAGTCGGGCACGCTGACCTACCAGATGATGTTCGAGCTGCGCGACATCGGCTTCTCGACCGCCATCGGCATCGGCGGCGACCCGATCATCGGCACGACGCACATCGACGCGCTCGAGGCGTTCGAGGCCGACCCCGAGACGAAGGCGATCGTCATGATCGGCGAGATCGGCGGCGACGCCGAGGAGCGCGCGGCCGACTTCATCAAGGCCAACGTGACGAAGCCGGTCGTCGGCTACGTCGCGGGCTTCACCGCTCCCGAGGGCAAGACGATGGGCCACGCCGGCGCGATCGTCTCCGGCTCCTCCGGCACCGCCGAGGCGAAGCAGGTCGCGCTCGAGGCGGCCGGCGTCAAGGTCGGCAAGACGCCGTCCGAGACCGCCCGCCTCATGCGAGAGGTCATCGAGTCGCTCTGA
- the purN gene encoding phosphoribosylglycinamide formyltransferase, translated as MLRVVVLVSGSGSNFADLLDRARSGRVAVEVIAVGADRECGGVEIARAAGIPTFVEPFAPPREAWSERVAERVEAFEPDLVVLSGFMRLLSAQAVSRFAPALLNTHPAFLPEFPGAHGVRDALAAGVTETGASVIIVDSGVDTGPILAQQRVPVLPDDTEATLHERIKAVERDLLAGVLEGIADGSIDLADHGLEHKLDRPETAPEEAT; from the coding sequence GTGCTCCGCGTCGTCGTCCTCGTCTCCGGGAGCGGCAGCAACTTCGCCGACCTGCTCGATCGCGCCCGCTCCGGCCGCGTCGCGGTCGAGGTGATCGCCGTCGGCGCCGACCGCGAGTGCGGCGGCGTCGAGATCGCGCGCGCCGCCGGCATCCCGACGTTCGTCGAGCCGTTCGCGCCGCCGCGCGAGGCGTGGAGCGAGCGCGTCGCCGAGCGCGTCGAGGCGTTCGAGCCCGACCTCGTCGTGCTCTCGGGCTTCATGCGGCTGCTCTCGGCGCAGGCGGTCTCGCGCTTCGCGCCGGCGCTGCTCAACACGCACCCGGCGTTCCTGCCCGAGTTCCCCGGCGCGCACGGCGTGCGCGACGCGCTCGCGGCGGGCGTCACCGAGACGGGCGCGAGCGTCATCATCGTCGACAGCGGCGTCGACACCGGTCCGATCCTCGCCCAGCAGCGCGTGCCCGTGCTGCCTGATGACACCGAGGCGACACTCCACGAGCGCATCAAGGCCGTCGAGCGCGACCTGCTCGCGGGCGTGCTCGAGGGCATCGCCGACGGCTCGATCGACCTCGCCGACCACGGCCTCGAGCACAAGCTCGACCGGCCAGAGACCGCACCGGAGGAAGCCACGTGA